Part of the Nitrospirota bacterium genome is shown below.
GCCGAAATGATGTCGAAGTGCTCCGAATATTGAATCGGCCGGACATCCACGTCGATCACCTGGGTCGTCAGCGCCACTGTGACGCGGCCGGTGGTCGCCGGGACGGGATCCACACCGCCGTGACCGAGGAAAAACGGCTTCTCCACCAGGACTCCTTCATGGCCGGCGTCGATGGCGACCATCATGCATCCGGGTGCAGTCAAGAGGACAGCCGACAGGCCGACGAACAGGGCACGACGTCCTTTGATGTTCCACATGGCACGACCTCCTTCCTCCCCGACATTCCTCAGCCGACTGCACCCTACCGCCGGAGCGCCGTTCCGTTCTGTAAGCGGGCTCACAGACTTGCCCGGTTGAGCGCCCCTAGAATGCGACCATGGCTCGACTGGAGGTGTTCGTCCATAAAGGCTGCCTCTCTGAGCAGCGGGCTCGGGGGTTGGCCCGCGCGATTCACGAGGCGTTGCCGGCATGGGAGATCTGCGTCCGTCATGTCTCGGACACAGAGGCGGACGCGGCCGCCGTCATCGCGCTGCCGGCCTTCGTCGTGGACGGGCAGGTGGTGGCGACGGGAATTCCGCAGAAGGACTGGCTGGTCGCGAAACTCCGAGAGTGGGAGCGGAACGGGAGCAGGTGAGGGCCCGGGCGCATGCGCGGCGTACGTTCGTGCCACGGTGATCGGGAGTCGCGCGCGGTCGCGGCGAACGGGACACCAGACGATCGTCTCGATTCATCGGACACGGTGCAGGCCGTCTTCGCCGAGATCGCGCAGACGTTCGGCATCAGGTTCGTGCCGGATCTGTTTCAGGACATGGTCGCGCATCCCGCTTATCTCGAGACGTCGTGGGAACTGTTGAAGGAGGATCTGGCCCTGGACGCGATGGATGCCGGGACCAAGCGGATTGTCGCGCTGGCGATCTCGGCCGCCGCCGACGGGACCCCGTATATCCTGGCCTACCCCGAGGCGTTCAGAGGAATCGGCATCGAGGACACGCTTCTTGTCAAGGTGCGATTCTGCGCTCAGCTTTGTCGTTCATTCACTCAATTCCTGTCCGGAGTCCGTCGCGAGTACGCGCCGGAGGCGGCGCGCGTCGTGACCGGGTATCTGCGGCAGGAAGCCACTCAATCCGGTGCTGCCATGTCCACCCAGCCTTCACTCCAGCGTCACGACGACGAACCCGCGGTCAGTTGGGCGGAAAAGGCGACGATCCTGATCCTGCTCGTATTGATCCTGGCCGCGGGCGCGCTGCTCGTTCTGTTATGAGCGCACACCGGTCAGGACTTCCTCTCCACGATCCCGCGGTAGACGGGATGGCAAGCCGACGAACCGGACTGTCGGGATGGGGCTGGGCGGCGATCGCCTTGGCTGGCGCAGTCCTGCTCGCGGTCGCCTGGCTCGGCCTCGGGCAGCGGCCGGCGACCGCATTCGACCTCTCCCGGCACAGCGTCCCGTTGGATCAGATCGTGGACGGCGGGCCGGGCAAAGACGGCATTCCGGCCCTGCTGTCCCCGACATTCATCCTCGCCGCGGGAGCCTGGTTCCTGAAAGACGAGGATCGCGTGCTGGGCCTGAGCGTGGACGCGGAGGCCAAAGCCTATCCCGTCAAGATTCTCAACTGGCACGAGTTGGTCAACGATACGATCGGCGGAAAGCCGGTGGTGGTCACCTATTGCCCGCTGTGCGGCACCGGCCTCGCGTTCGATGCACGCGTCAACGGCCGGCGCTTCACGTTCGGCGTCAGCGGCCTGCTGTATCAGAGCGATCTGCTGATGTACGACCACCAGACGGAGAGCCTGTGGTCCCAGATCGCCATGCAGGCGGTGGCCGGCCCGCTGACCGGAACCAAGCTCACCCCTCTTTTCTTGGAGCATACGACCTGGGGCGAATGGCGCCGCGCCCACCCCGACACGCTCGTGTTGTCGGTCAATACCGGTTACGTCCGTGATTACGAGCGCGATCCCTACTTGGGCTATGCGGACCGGCGGGACCTGATGTTCGACACGACGTATTTCGATCCGAGCTACCATCCGAAGGAATGGGTCCTCGGGGTCGAAATCGACGGCGTCGCCAAAGCCTATCCGTTCGCGGAACTGAAGAATATAGCGACGCCGCTTGTCGACCAGGTCGGCGGGCGACGCATCACCGTCCATTTCAATGCCCGCGCGCGGAGCGCCTTTGTCACCGCCGCCGACGGCAATCCGGCGCCTTCCCTTATGGCGTACTGGTTCGCCTGGTATGCTTTTCACCCGAACACGCAGGTGTTCAAGGCACGCTGAGGCAGTCAGCAACCGCCGGTAGGCTAGCGAACAGCCAATAGCGAGTAGCTCGGAGCTATTCGCTATCAGCTATTCGCTGCTCGCTGTCAGGCGAGCGCAGCGTCAGTGTGGATGGATAACGCGCAGGGAGCGCTCAATCGCTGATTCATCTACCGGGACGACACGAGCCGAGTCAGGTGGTCGGGATTGAGGAGGGTGATCGAGCGGCCTTCGATCCGGATCAGGCCCTGTTCGCGGAACTGGCCCAGCGTCGTGCTGACCGTTTCCCGGCTGCAGCCGATGAGGTTGGCCATTTCCTGGTGAGTGAGCTTGATCCCGAGGCGGATGTGGGGCCCGTCCGGCACGCCGTCGGTCTTGCTGAGTTCGAGCAGGAGGTGGGCCAGACGGGCTGGCACGTCGCGGAAGACGAGGTCTTCCACGCGGCTTTGAATTTTGCGGAGCCGCAGCCCGATGAGCTTGGTGAGCTTCACGGACAAATCGGGATGGGTCCGCAGGTAGCGGTCGAAGTCTTCGCGCCGGATGACGCAAATGAGCGTGTCGTCGAGCGCTTCCGCAGCCGTCTCCCGCGGCCGCTCTTCGAGCACTTCCAATTCCCCGAACACCTCGCCCGGTTCCAGGATGTCGAACGTCACTTCTTTGCCGCTGGGCGCGGTGCTCGCGATCTTGACCCGTCCCTGTTTGAGGAGATACACGTTGCTGCTGGGATCGCCCGGCAGGTAGAGCGGCTGCCGTTTCTTGACCGCCTGCATCTGCGTGATGCGTTCCATTTCCTGCATCTCCGTTTGGCTGAGTCCGTCGAACAAGCGGATGTGCTTGAGGTACCAGAGCTTGTTCTGTGAGGGAGATTCCTGAGACATCGGCCACTCCCGTCGGCGGCGGCTCTACTGTACTGTTTCGGACGGTCTCAGAGCAAGCAGATGATTCTCGCGCAGGTGAGGCACGCGGAGCACGGACATCGTGACCGGACATACCGTGAATTGACATGACACGTCATCCGGTCGCACCGTCAAGCTGCATGAGCCCAATCAGAAACACAGGTCCGAGTCCCGTCGTCTGGTCCGTCAGCCTGACCTATCTCGCGCTGACGGTCTGGATGCACCTGTGGGCCCTCGAAGCCGGACTGCCTCGGACGGATCAGCCCACGAAACCCCACCACCAGGTCTGTACCTGGATCGGGACCAGCGGCGAAGCGGGGATTTGAAACTGTGTCTGATGACACTCTCCGGACGGCGAGGTCTGCGCGCGAACGGCTGCTTCGCCGGCCATGATCCGTCTTGAGGGCCGTGAAGCCGTGTGATTGGAAACGGGAGGACTACCATGCTGCTCGCCCGACCGAAGCGTCGATGGGTCATTGTGACCCTGTTCGTCATGGCTCTGGCTTCTGTCAGCGTTGCGATCTGGTTTCGCATTCGATACACAGAGGCGCCGACCTATACCGTGACCCTCACGACGTTCAGCAACGCGGACTATCCGGAGGATCCCGAAGAGCGAAGCGTCGTGTTCGGGAATTATCCGCACGGACGCCTGATCATTCATCGCACTGACAGCGGCCGATTCCGCTTTCTCATCGAACCGGCGTCTGAGCATGCCGCCAGGATCGAACTCCTCGATGTGGATCTCGCTCATCTCGTCGCGGCAGTGCCTCCGTGGGTCAAGGTGGATCCTGAGCTGACCAAGATCGGGCTGATCGACCGCGAATGGAACCGGCAGCAGGTCCGGTTCGCCCGCTCTTCTCCTCTTGTGAGCGTTGAAGAAGGCGGCGACGGGTTTGAATTCCGCGCGCTCAGCCGGGTGGACCTCGCGCGCAACTGCCTCAATGCGGGACTGTGGGAGCTGTTGCTGTTCACGGCGGAAGACGGGGAGGAGCGGGTGTATGAGCACTATTGGTTTACCTTTCCGCTCGGGCCGTACAAGCAGCTCTTCGAACAGGTGAACGGCCTTTCGTATTGGGATTACTGGTGGTCCCTCGAGCACTGGCGCTCTCCCGCCGGGACCCCGATTTCCCTCGACCACCTGCGCACTGTCGAACGCGAATGGCCCCTCCAGGCGACCGTCCGATGGGATGAACCGCTGGCCGTTCGCGGCGAACAACGGCTGAAACGCCGCAATATCTTGTCCGGTCCGGTCCATACCTATCGCGACTGGTATACCCAACCGGTCCGCTTCGCCGGCTTTATCCCGCCCGGCCGGTATTCCGTGCGGCATCCCCGCGACACCAAGCTAGCGTATCTTGCGGATTTTACGGGCGCCGTGCTTCGCCGCACCCGCATGCCCGCCCAACCCGACCCACGCGTGGAACTGGAATTGGCGTTTCGCCATCGTCAGACCGGCGAATCGACCCGCCTCGTGTTCGGCGGGCTCGATCTCGTTTCACTCCCCGCCCTTTCCCCGGCCGAATACGAGCGCGGCTGGCAGGTTCCCCTGGGAATCGGAAACCCTGGTTTCTTCGAAGCTTATGACGAGTTGGCGGCACATCCCCCGCGTCAGCGGCTGGTCTATGGCTTTCATCTCGATGCGTCCGATCGCTGGCTGGACCATCACGAGGTCGGCGTCGATGGACCGCTCCTTCATCGAGATCGAGACGATCCTTCCGTGCTGCACCTGTACTTGCTG
Proteins encoded:
- a CDS encoding Crp/Fnr family transcriptional regulator is translated as MSQESPSQNKLWYLKHIRLFDGLSQTEMQEMERITQMQAVKKRQPLYLPGDPSSNVYLLKQGRVKIASTAPSGKEVTFDILEPGEVFGELEVLEERPRETAAEALDDTLICVIRREDFDRYLRTHPDLSVKLTKLIGLRLRKIQSRVEDLVFRDVPARLAHLLLELSKTDGVPDGPHIRLGIKLTHQEMANLIGCSRETVSTTLGQFREQGLIRIEGRSITLLNPDHLTRLVSSR
- a CDS encoding DUF3179 domain-containing protein codes for the protein MASRRTGLSGWGWAAIALAGAVLLAVAWLGLGQRPATAFDLSRHSVPLDQIVDGGPGKDGIPALLSPTFILAAGAWFLKDEDRVLGLSVDAEAKAYPVKILNWHELVNDTIGGKPVVVTYCPLCGTGLAFDARVNGRRFTFGVSGLLYQSDLLMYDHQTESLWSQIAMQAVAGPLTGTKLTPLFLEHTTWGEWRRAHPDTLVLSVNTGYVRDYERDPYLGYADRRDLMFDTTYFDPSYHPKEWVLGVEIDGVAKAYPFAELKNIATPLVDQVGGRRITVHFNARARSAFVTAADGNPAPSLMAYWFAWYAFHPNTQVFKAR